In Maniola hyperantus chromosome 20, iAphHyp1.2, whole genome shotgun sequence, the following are encoded in one genomic region:
- the LOC117991980 gene encoding uncharacterized protein: protein MKDNIIILYLVGIVSIIEGVVLDPALYLSPSPPLTTTHDNDAEKLWTQTLQSRVQEDGSMVVSTVKQDAEKTSTESPESMEQAETFWHSYRPTSLRGLHIPLTFHLTGSYGGNSGTGVLTSGYMSVADSYGRRGKPGLAGTGYMGYGSLPGVRVYGSDAKPAWGGWGNGKWGHYGKG from the exons atgaaggataacatc ATAATCTTGTATTTAGTTGGAATAGTGAGCATCATAGAAGGAGTTGTACTGGATCCAGCTCTGTACTTATCTCCGAGTCCACCACTCACCACCACGCACGACAACGATGCCGAGAAGCTATGGACGCAGACCTTACAATCCAGAGTCCAAGAAGATGGCAGCATGGTGGTTTCAACCGTAAAACAGG ATGCAGAGAAAACATCGACGGAATCTCCTGAAAGCATGGAACAAGCGGAAACATTTTGGCATAGCTACCGTCCTACGAGTCTAAGAGGCCTGCACATTCCTCTAACATTCCATCTCACTGGATCGTATGGGGGCAATTCTGGTACTGGAGTCCTTACTAGCGGCTACATGAGTGTGGCTGACAGTTACGGAAGACGTGGCAAGCCAGGTCTGGCCGGCACTGGATACATGGGTTATGGAAGCCTTCCAGGTGTGAGGGTGTATGGAAGTGACGCGAAACCAGCGTGGGGCGGGTGGGGCAATGGGAAATGGGGGCATTATGGCAAAGGCTAA
- the LOC117992134 gene encoding uncharacterized protein gives MNTIIYVGLIAFVCIAYGTALPHPALEIDNNDTKTKTDTESLVASESRWGHRGWGGGHGWGGGRGHWGGGRGHGGGFGGGFGGGHGGGFGGGHGGGFGGGHGGGFGGGFGGGFGGGFGGGWGR, from the exons ATGAACACT ATAATATACGTCGGCCTAATCGCATTCGTATGCATAGCGTACGGTACAGCCCTGCCTCACCCAGCACTGGAGATCGACAATAATGACACCAAGACGAAGACGGACACAGAAAGCTTAGTCGCCTCTGAGTCTCGATGGGGACACCGAGGTTGGGGTGGTGGACACGGATGGGGTGGCGGACGAGGTCATTGGGGAGGGGGTAGAGGTCACGGAGGCGGTTTTGGTGGTGGTTTCGGCGGTGGTCACGGAGGTGGTTTTGGTGGCGGTCACGGAGGCGGTTTCGGCGGTGGTCACGGAGGCGGTTTTGGAGGTGGTTTCGGAGGCGGTTTTGGAGGTGGATTCGGAGGTGGCTGGGGACGGTGA
- the LOC138403763 gene encoding keratin, type I cytoskeletal 9-like, whose amino-acid sequence MNTLLYIGLVGCVCMAYSATALPYPAEESDSNDTKLQTEEEILVPAETHHGHHKHYHKKVYVVHGFGHGGGHRGGYGGGHGGGYGGGYGGGHGGGYGGGYGGGYGGGYGGGYGGGHGGGYGGGYGGGYGGGFGGGGGGGGGGGGGGGGFGFGR is encoded by the exons ATGAACACT TTATTGTACATCGGTTTAGTCGGATGCGTGTGCATGGCATACTCCGCTACAGCACTGCCTTACCCAGCAGAAGAAAGTGATAGCAATGATACAAAGCTCCAGACAGAGGAAGAGATCCTAGTTCCCGCTGAAACCCATCACGGTCATCACAAGCATTACCACAAGAAAGTTTACGTAGTACATGGGTTTGGCCACGGGGGTGGGCACAGGGGTGGTTACGGAGGTGGTCACGGAGGCGGTTATGGAGGCGGTTACGGAGGTGGTCACGGAGGCGGTTACGGAGGCGGTTACGGAGGCGGTTACGGAGGCGGTTACGGAGGCGGTTACGGAGGCGGTCACGGAGGCGGTTACGGAGGTGGTTACGGAGGTGGTTACGGAGGTGGTTTCGGAGGTGGCGGTGGAGGTGGCGGTGGAGGTGGCGGCGGAGGTGGTGGATTTGGATTCGGACGATGA
- the LOC138403753 gene encoding uncharacterized protein, which produces MASFYKFLLFQILCAFLSNYVVVIKCAPKMGSILFDPLYEANLTNNVINYQHEESRTGNFGKPKYLRVTNRSRKTTSKHVGKPKIYVRMFNNSRKIPVDTVANNKKPCLGYDFDGTLCKTVEDRVVCGYNKNVGNITNKIIDFGNGCRIRGDRLECGYWQGPFTNPRRPPARDGNNEDSVDKLLSQVTKIYQTDTTNKSISITKESTTKENSVSLSTSNTVNIASSIVSSQAKQVKFSVATMLSTERSETSTSIITIKSITSTPSMTTTTSTSTKRLFNRHCVEKNDHIFCYYIKK; this is translated from the coding sequence ATGGCTTCTTTCTATAAATTTCTATTGTTTCAGATACTGTGTGCATTTCTATCAAATTATGTAGTAGTAATTAAATGTGCACCTAAGATGGGATCTATTTTATTTGACCCCCTCTATGAAGCCAATCTTACaaataatgttataaattacCAACATGAAGAGTCGCGTACTGGAAATTTTGGTAAACCCAAATATTTGCGAGTGACTAATCGTTCAAGAAAAACAACTAGTAAACACGTTGGTAAACCAAAAATATATGTGCGTATGTTCAATAATTCAAGAAAAATCCCTGTCGATACAGTCGCAAATAATAAGAAGCCCTGCTTAGGTTATGACTTTGATGGAACTCTATGCAAAACTGTAGAAGATAGAGTCGTTTGtggatataataaaaatgttggaaatataactaataaaataatcgaTTTCGGCAATGGCTGTAGGATTCGGGGTGATAGACTAGAATGTGGATATTGGCAAGGACCTTTTACCAATCCTAGACGTCCGCCAGCTAGAGATGGCAATAACGAAGATTCCGTTGATAAGCTACTCAGCCaagtaacaaaaatatatcaaacTGATACTACGAACAAATCCATATCTATTACAAAAGAGTCTACAACAAAAGAAAATTCGGTTTCCTTATCCACATCAAACACAGTAAATATCGCAAGTTCTATTGTATCAAGCCAAGCCAAGCAAGTAAAATTTTCAGTAGCGACTATGTTGTCAACGGAGAGAAGTGAAACATCTACTTCAATAATTACCATAAAATCTATTACGTCAACTCCTTCTATGACAACGACAACATCTACATCTACAAAACGATTATTTAATAGACATTGCGTTGAAAAAAATGATcacatattttgttattatattaaaaaatag